One segment of Anopheles stephensi strain Indian chromosome 3, UCI_ANSTEP_V1.0, whole genome shotgun sequence DNA contains the following:
- the LOC118514064 gene encoding uncharacterized protein LOC118514064 isoform X1 yields the protein MHKMWCWVIVFHLFVLYDFVHCITLTEVRVPKHTIRGHAVKLECHYDMEGEALYSVKWYKDGREFYRFVPRDDPPGSVFPQPGIAVDLANSTSEQVILDPLDLSSSGKYRCEVSAEAPSFQTVSDHGEMMVVVLPDQDPHISGGRPRYQLGDPVRVNCTSGRSKPAVHLTWYINGDPADPGLVKRYEPQVTGIDKLETSVLGLEFRVKPKHFKHGDMKLKCLATISTVYWKSNEESVEGEKLQKAPTLESRRAVSADSRADRVQAAASNNWATESVERLSAAKLVIYSFILLASYRYTS from the exons ATGCATAAAATGTGGTGTTGGGTAATAGTGTTTCATCTATTCGTCCTTTATG ATTTCGTTCACTGTATCACGTTGACCGAGGTGCGAGTTCCCAAACATACGATCCGAGGCCACGCCGTCAAGCTCGAGTGCCACTACGATATGGAAGGCGAAGCACTGTATTCAGTGAAATGGTACAAGGATGGGCGTGAGTTTTATCGTTTCGTGCCAAGAGATGATCCTCCGGGAAGTGTCTTTCCCCAACCAGGCATAGCCGTAGAT TTAGCAAACTCAACAAGCGAACAAGTGATCCTAGATCCACTAGATTTATCCTCCAGCGGGAAGTATAGGTGTGAGGTATCCGCCGAAGCTCCCTCGTTTCAAACGGTCTCGGACCATGGAGAAATGATGGTTGTGG TTTTGCCGGACCAAGATCCGCACATCTCGGGTGGTAGGCCTCGCTACCAGCTAGGCGATCCGGTGCGTGTGAATTGCACGTCCGGCCGCTCCAAACCTGCAGTCCATCTCACCTGGTACATCAACGGTGATCCGGCCGACCCCGGGCTGGTGAAGCGGTACGAACCACAAGTGACGGGCATCGACAAGCTGGAAACATCTGTCCTGGGACTCGAGTTTCGCGTCAAACCGAAACATTTTAAGCACGGCGATATGAAGTTGAAG TGCCTCGCGACTATCTCGACCGTGTACTGGAAGAGCAACGAGGAAAGCGTTGAGGGCGAGAAATTGCAGAAAGCACCCACCCTGGAGTCTAGAAGGGCCGTATCGGCTGACTCGCGAGCGGACCGAGTGCAAG CAGCTGCCTCAAACAACTGGGCGACGGAAAGTGTTGAGCGCCTGTCGGCGGCCAAATTAGTCATTTATAGTTTTATTCTGTTGGCCAGTTATCGTTACACTAGTTAA
- the LOC118514064 gene encoding uncharacterized protein LOC118514064 isoform X2: MHKMWCWVIVFHLFVLYDFVHCITLTEVRVPKHTIRGHAVKLECHYDMEGEALYSVKWYKDGREFYRFVPRDDPPGSVFPQPGIAVDLANSTSEQVILDPLDLSSSGKYRCEVSAEAPSFQTVSDHGEMMVVVLPDQDPHISGGRPRYQLGDPVRVNCTSGRSKPAVHLTWYINGDPADPGLVKRYEPQVTGIDKLETSVLGLEFRVKPKHFKHGDMKLKCLATISTVYWKSNEESVEGEKLQKAPTLESRRAVSADSRADRVQAASNNWATESVERLSAAKLVIYSFILLASYRYTS, translated from the exons ATGCATAAAATGTGGTGTTGGGTAATAGTGTTTCATCTATTCGTCCTTTATG ATTTCGTTCACTGTATCACGTTGACCGAGGTGCGAGTTCCCAAACATACGATCCGAGGCCACGCCGTCAAGCTCGAGTGCCACTACGATATGGAAGGCGAAGCACTGTATTCAGTGAAATGGTACAAGGATGGGCGTGAGTTTTATCGTTTCGTGCCAAGAGATGATCCTCCGGGAAGTGTCTTTCCCCAACCAGGCATAGCCGTAGAT TTAGCAAACTCAACAAGCGAACAAGTGATCCTAGATCCACTAGATTTATCCTCCAGCGGGAAGTATAGGTGTGAGGTATCCGCCGAAGCTCCCTCGTTTCAAACGGTCTCGGACCATGGAGAAATGATGGTTGTGG TTTTGCCGGACCAAGATCCGCACATCTCGGGTGGTAGGCCTCGCTACCAGCTAGGCGATCCGGTGCGTGTGAATTGCACGTCCGGCCGCTCCAAACCTGCAGTCCATCTCACCTGGTACATCAACGGTGATCCGGCCGACCCCGGGCTGGTGAAGCGGTACGAACCACAAGTGACGGGCATCGACAAGCTGGAAACATCTGTCCTGGGACTCGAGTTTCGCGTCAAACCGAAACATTTTAAGCACGGCGATATGAAGTTGAAG TGCCTCGCGACTATCTCGACCGTGTACTGGAAGAGCAACGAGGAAAGCGTTGAGGGCGAGAAATTGCAGAAAGCACCCACCCTGGAGTCTAGAAGGGCCGTATCGGCTGACTCGCGAGCGGACCGAGTGCAAG CTGCCTCAAACAACTGGGCGACGGAAAGTGTTGAGCGCCTGTCGGCGGCCAAATTAGTCATTTATAGTTTTATTCTGTTGGCCAGTTATCGTTACACTAGTTAA